The nucleotide window aaaaaaaaacaatagcaAACTTATGAATTTAGTATAAACAGCATATTGGGTACAATACCACGGGTAGATTTATGTCGAACGAGTAGTAATGTAAAAACCAAGAATTCCATCCTTTTTGACAAATAATCGCGGACATTTTGCATCATTATCATAATACATGCAATATATTTGTAGCTTATTTGCAGATACTTTAACTTgcactttaaaaatttgcttagaaaaattgttgtagttgtaattataatacatgcaatcatttatgagaatatataagaaaaagggAAGAAAATAGACGAAATAATGTCATAAATGGTTCAGATTAGATTCCAACATACATgagctaaataaaaaaaaatatataattttcatttttatatatacagtttatttttacttaaacaaAGAGCAGGaattatctaaattatctTACTAATAGCTCCCATATTTATTGaactatatgtaatatttagctaattactcaaataataggtacaaagatatttttatgactGATTTGTGATGATTTTATCtgttatatcaattatactaTGCTacaattgtgaaaaaaatattttggtttACAAACCGCATATCTGTGGTTTACCACAGAATTTAgctatcaattaaaattggaCACACAAATGATGTAATAAatgaagaagaaatatttggtgtttatatgtataacattgtatgtatatatatatatatatataatttcattattacagCGAATAGTCCCATAATAGAGTTGTGCATTAATTTACTGAATAAAAATTGggatttgcattattttttttaatgatggAGATTTGCAGCCAATGTGGAAAAATGGATGATCCTCAATTTGGAATATCTTATGCAGTATCATCTATTGAGAGAGTACTATCcgaatttgatttaaataaaatatatatttaaatacatttttttacaatataaaattttctcataataCTTCGtgcatagaatatttatacaaagacATGACtgaatttgtaagaaaaacaCATATgtctacataaatatatataatatatatatatatatatatatgtatatatatatatatatatatatatatatatatatatatatatacatacatagaaataattacgtttttttatcatttgattACTGCAGTAACATAGCTAAATaatcacatttattaaatatgattgttGAATcatgttctatatataatgtgtgcaTAATCAATATtgtcactctctctctctctctttgttcaCGTTCTGTATTATATTCATGTAGACAAATGTTCAGCGAATGAGTAGCTGTACTATATTTAAGTGAGATACAAACTAGCGAAAAGTgccgaaaaaaatttcattttttaacattgttaATTGTATGACACATGCTTTGCAGCCTTAATGAAAAGATGATAAGCTGTAAGGTACTAACtgagtaaaagaaatattgtgatcacacatatatttcacagaaatacttttcaaaataattatttgaggAGACATTttttacgagatatatatgtagaggCACAGATTCTGAAAGTAAAACTAGATTGGTGAAACGTCACGTTGGATGGCTAATCACTTACTGCCATTTGACTTCTAAAGTATTGCACGTGCTTAGCAGTAAACTGTTATAACACTGTACGTAATAGTAGTAATGTAAAATGGACAAAATGTGCATACAGATAACATggattatcataattttaatacatatcgTAAAGCATGAAAAAAGACGAAATACTCTGAGTGTCGTGTATTACGTAATTAGCtaccattaaaataaaaaaaaaaatttgaaaagcaTTTgtcatatgaaaaaatgtgtgCAATAACAAACagattgaatttttgaaatctaGTATTTATGATCAAAATCGCTGTGCCAAATAgtgaaataatatcttttctttcttttttgttatgaTAATGTGTGTCACTTATTCAAAAGAAACGGGTCATATAGGAGCAAAGCGTCTTCAAATGATGACTTTTTAgctgaatatataaattatatataaaggcgcaaaaaataagtttatcaCATGTAAATGCAAAtggaaacaaaataatttacaagtcGACCTAGGGGAAGTAAATTAATGTCGTATATAGTACATTATTACTACGTATAACAGTAGTAAGtagaaatacaataattatttatggaCAGGACAATGTCGAATTTAATCGTAACGTAAGTGCATTGCTTAagatgtatatgtgtatcttCTTGTAAAATAGCAGCATTACTCTTGATTAggtatcattaattatattaagcatattttttatattgtgttaaaGTATTCAGTTTATATCCATCCTTATCGTTCATATCCTAACGATAGAATATCGATTTATTGTAACTCGAAATAgccagatttttattttcagcatTTAGCATTCCTGTAACGAAAGAGATAATGtatcaaaaaaaatgtatatttaaatgtataattatttttattttagaatcgatattcaagtttatattttatatgcaatcaatataataagtaccgtttctattttttcttcgaAATTCTCCGTACATTTTAcgcgtaatattattttgttccgACACTCAATCTATAGTGGTTGTTATAGAATAagtatctaatattttatgttcgcGCCGTTTTATTTCACGAAGAATCCATTTTTTTCGGGCTGCTTGACGAATTTTGTCATATCTCTCGATTGATAtcataaattctttcattgGAAATTCCTCGATTGATTTAGCCTCCAGGCGGAAAGAgattctttgaattttttgaatttgttcctttgaaagaaagatttacaattttctataaatctttaaaataagattttcatatttttgtatatactaGAATGACAAGGCACTTACAGCAAGCTTATCCATAGGAACACTTTTTCGCGTTTCcaatattttcttctcaaGCGTATCAATTTCTATTGCTGGTTCTATTGCTGCTGGCTCCTCCTCTTCGCTCGGCATCaacattatatcataatttgaaCGATTATGACCCAGTATACCTACTTTAATGCCCAATTGAGGTAGCATTTCATCCTCAATAAGAagagcattttttaaataagcaaTTTTCGGATCGCGTATGTCAATATCAATTACTCCTTTAATTAGAaacataaagatataattatttttgatactgAAATATagctattcatttttttatgatgtaaaaatatattacagctTAATAATAGACACTAAATACAATAGAGCACAACACCTAATGATAAGAGACGAAAATCGCAATCCGTATACATCAATTCGTGAGGTAAAGGAGAATTTCGGAGTAATCGACtttttaatgtcattttaGGACCATGCAATATACGAATGTCATCTTCCAGCATGTCTTGAATAAGCCGACTGTCGCTTTGTCTTTGTGCTGTATTGTACGCCTCGGTTCGAAGTAGTCTATGCAATTCTAGTTCTGCGAACAATATATATCgcaataaattacttttcaaaGTAATTCTAAAGacattatataagatatctgAGATTCTATACGTgcgtgtaatataaataattcatcagATATCTTAccgattaaattataatgtttgcGTTGCAACGCTATCCATACGACTCGATGAGCCGTGCTTATCAAAGCTTCGAAGATCCTTAAATCTTTCTCGCCCTGTGATTGTGTGATCGTCCGTTTCATCCCGGCCATCATATGATGATACTGCGGCCCGCTCTGGCAACCCAATATTAAATCTGCATATTCCCTACCCAAGACACAGCGAAGGACTCGCATCTCCTCGGCATATCGGGATCTGTGTCCACGTGCCAATGGATTTGGCGCCTTTTTCATAGTAGCAGCCCGCTCCTGCATCAAGTCTTCCCATATCTCTACATAATGTTGGAAATAGATGATCAACGCCCTTAAAAATCGGTCAACGATCGGCAAATGGAAGAAGTGTATGAATTGGGGACTGACGGGTGTTATGAGCAAAAAAAGGACGAGATCTTTGATatcttgcaaaataataacatcCGGTTCGTTCGGCATTACTTTCCTCAGGTAATGTTTTCgaaatttaatctataaatgAATATGACATTAATGGgtacaaaaattcttttgattttcgaaaaatatttataacacacATTTCAATctgttgtgtatatatatatatatatatatattgcgcgATTTTCACCTTTTCTCTATCGTTCAACATTTCCCGATAACTCAGAATTAAATACGCATGTGGACAATAAATTTCCGACACATGATCGGCAATAACTTGCTTCTTTCGCCTCTTAGTTTCATCTTCTGCCTTTGCCACTCTAAtcagtataatatatgtaattagaaTTTGCACGGATAAAAAATTCGTAaatctttgttttatattattttatcgattattttatatctatagtATTTTCAaagtagtaataaaatttcaacatttatGAATACAGtacgtgaaaaaatata belongs to Anoplolepis gracilipes chromosome 4, ASM4749672v1, whole genome shotgun sequence and includes:
- the LOC140665086 gene encoding uncharacterized protein produces the protein MGERYFGWDEISEGLILLGVAKAEDETKRRKKQVIADHVSEIYCPHAYLILSYREMLNDREKIKFRKHYLRKVMPNEPDVIILQDIKDLVLFLLITPVSPQFIHFFHLPIVDRFLRALIIYFQHYVEIWEDLMQERAATMKKAPNPLARGHRSRYAEEMRVLRCVLGREYADLILGCQSGPQYHHMMAGMKRTITQSQGEKDLRIFEALISTAHRVVWIALQRKHYNLIELELHRLLRTEAYNTAQRQSDSRLIQDMLEDDIRILHGPKMTLKSRLLRNSPLPHELMYTDCDFRLLSLGVIDIDIRDPKIAYLKNALLIEDEMLPQLGIKVGILGHNRSNYDIMLMPSEEEEPAAIEPAIEIDTLEKKILETRKSVPMDKLAEQIQKIQRISFRLEAKSIEEFPMKEFMISIERYDKIRQAARKKWILREIKRREHKILDTYSITTTID